The following are encoded together in the Patescibacteria group bacterium genome:
- a CDS encoding DUF4012 domain-containing protein, with protein sequence MFHFSKSKHINFKDLHEAADGLIGRLPPVKKRRRLNSAYKVLKYFCLTVVFLFLLLLIFLSSQIIDLKQIYDQANFGKANLEQAVIFAEQKDFNQAVKLAKQAENNFDFSINKLEEIKSNNFISRLPLAISQLNDAEGLLISVQFLSKAVAGGANFGLSLEAFLTGDNKFNFSKLSPEVKRNLLGKIFESAPELNGIKADLDLAYINLDQISTSGILFILKDKIGQVKEQISQASLILEKAVPLSQMIPALAGYPSEVNYLVLLQNNDELRPTGGFLGTYAILKIKDGDIINFGTHDIYHLDMPAQSKMNMEPPEPIKKYLNDKWYMRDANWSPDWPTAAKNIDKFYQIESRLNPEAEKIPKFNGVIAFTPKLITDFLKITGPIIVEGQSYDQNNFHDLLQYQVERGYMVLGVSNWQRKEVIGEIAKKLKIKIFDLPPNQWSEIINTAINNLAEKDLLLYLTDNQLESIAAANGWAGEIKNYYSDYFMVVDANFGALKTDAVMSRSINYKVTEGANGLFSKLTLNYAHNGKVDWRTSVYKSYTRIYVPLGSQLIKISGYDAKEIDTGNEAGKTWFGFYLTVDPGKIKNLTVEYKLPPSVRLNNNYGLYIQKQPGKELDNLTVDLNFKNSIKSYSPASLYMRKVSPASIKWEGDLNIDRSFEVKF encoded by the coding sequence ATGTTTCATTTTTCAAAATCAAAACATATAAATTTTAAAGACTTGCACGAAGCGGCCGATGGCTTAATCGGCCGGCTTCCGCCGGTTAAAAAGCGCCGGCGCTTAAATTCAGCGTATAAAGTTTTAAAATATTTTTGCTTGACAGTAGTTTTTTTATTTTTACTGCTGCTGATTTTTTTATCGTCACAAATTATTGATTTAAAGCAAATTTACGATCAGGCAAATTTCGGCAAAGCTAATTTAGAGCAAGCCGTTATCTTCGCCGAACAGAAAGATTTTAATCAAGCCGTTAAGCTAGCCAAACAAGCGGAAAATAATTTTGATTTTTCAATCAATAAGCTTGAAGAGATAAAAAGCAATAATTTTATAAGCCGTCTGCCGTTAGCTATAAGCCAGCTAAACGACGCCGAAGGCCTTTTAATTTCCGTTCAATTTTTAAGCAAAGCGGTCGCTGGCGGGGCGAATTTCGGCCTTAGCCTTGAAGCTTTTTTAACCGGAGATAATAAATTTAATTTTTCTAAATTAAGCCCGGAAGTCAAGCGCAATCTTCTTGGAAAAATATTTGAGTCGGCGCCGGAATTAAACGGCATAAAAGCCGATCTGGATTTAGCTTATATTAATTTAGATCAAATAAGCACCTCGGGCATTTTGTTTATCTTAAAAGATAAAATCGGCCAGGTTAAAGAACAAATAAGCCAAGCCAGCCTTATTTTAGAGAAAGCAGTTCCTTTGTCGCAGATGATTCCGGCTCTGGCCGGCTACCCCAGCGAAGTTAATTATTTAGTCTTGCTGCAGAATAATGACGAATTAAGGCCGACCGGGGGATTTTTAGGCACTTACGCCATATTAAAAATTAAAGACGGCGATATAATAAATTTTGGCACGCATGATATTTATCACCTTGACATGCCGGCTCAAAGCAAAATGAATATGGAGCCGCCGGAACCGATTAAAAAGTATTTAAACGATAAATGGTATATGCGCGACGCTAACTGGTCGCCTGATTGGCCGACCGCCGCGAAAAACATAGATAAGTTTTATCAAATTGAAAGCCGTTTAAACCCGGAGGCGGAGAAAATTCCAAAGTTTAACGGCGTTATCGCCTTTACGCCGAAATTAATCACTGATTTTTTGAAAATAACCGGCCCGATAATAGTTGAAGGCCAATCTTATGACCAAAACAATTTTCACGATTTATTGCAATATCAGGTAGAAAGAGGCTATATGGTTTTAGGCGTTTCTAATTGGCAGAGGAAAGAAGTTATCGGCGAAATAGCTAAAAAATTAAAAATTAAAATTTTTGATTTGCCGCCGAACCAATGGTCGGAAATTATAAATACCGCGATTAATAATTTAGCCGAGAAGGATTTATTGCTTTATTTAACTGACAACCAATTAGAAAGCATCGCGGCGGCTAACGGCTGGGCCGGAGAAATAAAGAATTATTATAGCGATTATTTTATGGTAGTTGATGCTAATTTCGGGGCTTTAAAAACCGACGCGGTTATGAGCCGGAGCATAAATTATAAAGTAACCGAGGGGGCTAATGGCTTATTTTCTAAATTAACTCTTAATTACGCGCATAACGGCAAGGTTGATTGGAGAACCAGCGTTTATAAAAGCTATACCAGAATCTACGTTCCGTTAGGCAGCCAATTAATTAAAATCAGCGGTTACGACGCCAAGGAGATAGACACGGGTAATGAAGCGGGGAAAACTTGGTTTGGTTTTTATCTAACCGTTGATCCGGGGAAAATTAAAAATCTTACGGTTGAGTATAAGCTGCCGCCGTCGGTTAGGCTAAATAATAACTACGGCCTTTATATCCAAAAACAGCCGGGTAAAGAGCTAGATAATCTTACGGTTGACTTAAACTTCAAAAATAGTATAAAATCATATAGCCCAGCCAGCCTGTATATGCGAAAAGTAAGCCCGGCCAGTATCAAGTGGGAAGGGGACTTAAATATAGATAGAAGCTTTGAAGTTAAGTTTTAA
- a CDS encoding ABC transporter permease: protein MNFLSILKISSRSIMGNKVRTGLTVLGIVIGIASVIIVYSAGEGISGLVYAQVESFGGTDLIETEVKAPTGKKGIAAEQQSAIAIAQGAQITTLTLEDMADVSKLPNIKNAYAAILGQEQVNYAEQSKKTLIFGTTASIVEIDKTEVDYGRYFNDAEDKSESPVAVLGYKIKDKLFGDSDPIGKYIKIRKVKFRVIGVAKERGAVMTLDYDNFVYVPIRTLQKRILGIDNVMFMMHQLKDPDLADQTAEEARLIIRENHDIVSTPLEFKPGEPVVKNIGEGMTDTGKDDFRVVTMKESLGVLDTVTGAITLMLLAIVAISLVVGGVGVMNIMYVIITERTAEIGLRKAVGAKYNDIMFQFLIESLIITLIGAAVGVLAGIGVSYLISLGANYYGLDWRFLVPLKAYYVSLAFAVVFGLGFGIYPARKAARLDPIEALRQE from the coding sequence ATGAATTTTTTGTCTATTTTAAAAATTTCTTCGCGTTCCATCATGGGCAATAAGGTCAGAACCGGCCTGACTGTTTTAGGCATAGTTATCGGCATCGCCAGCGTTATCATCGTCTATTCGGCCGGAGAGGGAATTAGCGGCTTGGTTTACGCCCAGGTTGAATCTTTCGGCGGCACTGATTTAATAGAAACCGAAGTTAAAGCTCCGACCGGTAAAAAGGGCATAGCGGCCGAACAGCAAAGCGCCATAGCTATCGCCCAGGGCGCGCAAATTACCACTTTGACTTTAGAAGATATGGCAGATGTCAGTAAATTGCCGAATATTAAAAACGCCTACGCGGCCATACTGGGGCAAGAGCAGGTTAATTACGCCGAACAATCAAAAAAAACTTTGATTTTCGGCACTACCGCCAGCATCGTGGAGATTGATAAAACAGAAGTTGATTATGGCCGGTATTTTAACGATGCCGAAGACAAGTCGGAATCTCCGGTCGCCGTCCTCGGCTATAAAATAAAAGATAAGCTATTCGGCGATAGCGACCCCATAGGAAAATATATTAAAATCAGAAAAGTTAAATTTCGCGTTATCGGAGTGGCTAAAGAGAGGGGCGCGGTTATGACTTTGGATTATGATAATTTCGTTTACGTGCCGATCAGGACTTTGCAAAAAAGAATTTTAGGCATAGACAATGTGATGTTTATGATGCATCAGCTTAAAGATCCGGATTTAGCCGATCAAACGGCCGAAGAGGCTAGATTAATTATTCGTGAAAATCATGATATTGTTTCAACTCCTTTAGAGTTTAAACCCGGCGAACCGGTGGTTAAAAATATAGGCGAAGGCATGACCGATACCGGCAAAGACGATTTCAGAGTCGTTACCATGAAAGAATCATTAGGCGTCTTAGATACCGTAACCGGGGCCATTACCTTAATGCTTTTAGCCATTGTCGCCATCTCGCTAGTAGTCGGCGGCGTCGGCGTTATGAATATTATGTATGTTATTATCACGGAAAGAACGGCCGAGATCGGTTTGCGCAAAGCCGTTGGCGCCAAATATAACGATATTATGTTTCAATTTCTTATTGAGTCTTTAATTATAACTTTAATCGGCGCCGCGGTTGGTGTTTTGGCCGGCATCGGCGTGTCATATTTAATTTCGCTGGGCGCTAATTATTATGGCTTGGATTGGAGATTTTTAGTCCCTCTTAAAGCTTATTATGTCTCTTTGGCTTTCGCGGTTGTTTTTGGCTTGGGTTTTGGCATCTATCCGGCGCGTAAAGCCGCCAGGCTTGATCCCATAGAAGCCTTAAGGCAGGAGTAA